Below is a window of Myroides profundi DNA.
TGGCAACGTGCATCAGACGCTTATTCTAATATTGACATAGACGGTATTAATTATTCTTTGGGGAACACGATTCAGAATGCTAGAACACAACGTCTGAACACTACTTTAGGTATGGAGACTTTGTATCGTTATTTAGGATTAGTGAAAAGCTCAGATCGCAAAAGAACTCCTTCTAAAGCGAAAAAAGCAACTATCGTTCCTGGACAGAAAGTAGTACAAGCGAAAGAAGATACTAAGAAAAAAGACAACAAGGAGAAAGGGGAGCCATCAGCATTTGGTACAGCTACGAAAGATTTATTAATAGGGGTATTAACATCAGTAAAGAATATCCAGATTAATTATTCTGAGAATAGTGGTACGATGTTACCAGGTTTCTTACCTACTGTAGGTTTCTTTGGTACGTCTAAACCTGATTTAGGGTTCGTATTCGGTAACCAAGCAGACATTAGATATGATGCTGCTCGCAAAGGGTATTTAACAGATTACCCAGAGATGAATCAACCTTATACTACGATTAGTAATAAGACACTTAATTTGAATGCTTCAGTTTCTTTAATACCTGATTTGACTATTGATCTTTATGCTGAGCGTATGAAGTCTGATAACTATTCAGAACAATTCGTAGTACAGAACGGAGAGTATATAGGACAAGCGCCTTATAGTTATGGTAACTTCAGTATGTCTACAGTGATGATAAGTACAGCGTTCTCTAGTAGTGATTTAATGAGTTCGGCTACTTTTGACAGAATGTTGGACAATCGTATTATCGTAGCGAATAGATTAGCTGTAGAGCGTGGTATTGATATTACTAATCCAGCCAACTTAGATAGAGAAGGATTCCCGATCGGATATAGTAAGGGAAGTCAATCTGTATTATTACCGTCTTTTGTAGCGGCGTATACAGGTAAAGATGCGAATAAGGTTTCTACAGGATTGTTTAAAGGAATGCCTTTGCCTAACTGGAATTTGAAGTATAGAGGATTGATGAAAATAGGTTGGTTTAAAGATAATTTCAAAAACTTCTCTATTAATCATGGATATAGAGCATCTTATACATTGGGGTCTTATAGTTATAATACAGACTATTATAAAGCTCCGAATGAAGTAAATAAATTTGGTAATTACCCTAGTAAATATGTAGTAAACAACGCTACACTATTTGAGCAGTTTAATCCTTTAATCCGCTTTGATGTGGAGACCAAATCTTCGATCAGAATGTCTTTAGAGATGAGAAAGGATAGAATGTTATCGTTGAGTTTTGACAATAATTTATTGACAGAGACTAATGGGAACGACTTTGTATTAGGATTGGGATATCGTGTAAAAGACGTAGGATTTAACTCGATGTATGCTAACAATGGAATGGGAGGAAGGATTGCTAGTGATATTAATATTAAGGCAGACTTCACATTGACCAAGAGAGAGACTGTAGTACGTTATTTGGATTATGGAAATAGCCAGACAGGAGGAGGACAAGATATGTGGTCGTTGAGACTGACAGCAGATTATATGTTGAGTAAGAACCTTACAGCGATCTTCTTCTATGATCATTCATTCTCTAAAGCGGTAATTTCGACTATGTATCCAATCACGAATATTCGAGCAGGTTTTACAATGCGATATAATTTTGGAAATTAACGGATATTGGTTCCACATTATGTAATAATATTATACATTTGCTAAAAACTTATTATAATGAATATACCAGCTAATTTAAAGTACACTAAAGATCACGAGTGGGTAGCTATCGAAGGAGATGTTGCTACAATTGGAATTACTGACTTCGCTCAGAGAGAACTTGGAGACATCGTTTATGTAGAAGTTGAGACATTGGATCAAACTTTAGATAGAGATGAAGTTTTCGGAACTGTAGAAGCAGTAAAAACCGTTTCTGACTTATTCTTACCATTGTCAGGAGAGGTGATCGAGTTTAACGAAGGTTTAGATACTGAGCCAGAGTTAGTAAATACTGATCCTTACGGAGCAGGATGGATGATTAAAGTAAAAGTGTCTAATATGGATGAAGTATCATCTTTATTATCAGATGCACAATATAAAGAATTGATTGGGGCGTAAAACTTTTTTTGTATTAGGAATACTATGGACAGGTCTTGTGTTAGCAGGTTGCCTGTTGGATAGTGATACTATTGCAAAAGCACCAAGATTTGATATCCCATATAAAGACAAAGTAGCACATTTTACTTTTTATTTTGTATTTTCCATAATTTGGTTTGTATATTTAGTGAAAAGTAAGCCAAATAGATCTAGAATTTGGGTAAGTATTCTTATCTTTACTATTGCTAGTTTAATGGGAGCCACTGTAGAGTTATTACAGTATTACTTCACTTCTTCGAGAAGTGCAGAATGGGCTGACGAATTAGCAAACTGTCTAGGTAGTTTATTTGGGGTATTACTATGTTTGACTCTTTTTAGAAGAAAGAAATAAGATTTAAAAATGACCCCATCAAGGGGTCATTTTTTTTGTTTTAAATATATTTAGATTATGAGAGACTTAAGGGAATTTATGGATTCTACTTATTTAAAATTAGCTGATCAAGCTGGTTTAACTGAAGTAGAAAATAATCAGGTAGTAGCTGATTTAATTCAAGAAGCAATTGATGAGAAATTTAAATTAGCAATGATTCGCCCTGACCAAGTAAAGATGGGACGAAAAATGGTGGATGCTGCTAACTCAAAGGTAGCGATCGGTACAGTTATAGATTTTCCAGAAGGGAACCGCGGTCTAGAGGCGAAGTTAGCTGAAGCTAAACAAGCCATTGCTGATGGGGTGGATGAGATTGACTATGTAGTTGATTATACTGCTTTCCAAAAAGGAGAAGTAGAACAAGTAAAAAAAGAAGTAGCTGAGTGTACTAAGCTAGGTCTTGATGCTGGTAAAGTAGTGAAGTGGATTATAGAGACTGCTGCTTTGACAGATAATCAAATTGTGCAGTTAACAGCATTGATTAAAAATGTGGTGTTATCGAAGTTCAATGAGAAAGATTATGATAAAGTGTTTGTAAAATCTTCAACAGGATTCTATAAAACAGAAGGTGGTAAACCAAATGGTGCTACACTAGAAGCAATGGTTTTAATGTTAGAGAACGCTGGGCCTCTACCTGTAAAAGCTTCTGGAGGAGTACGTGATAAAGACTTTGCGATCAAATTAATTGATTTAGGAGTGAAACGTCTAGGAACTTCTTCTGCTAAGATCATTGTTGACGGATCAGGTACAGTAGATAATTACTAAGATTATATTTTAGTTCTATATAAGAGCATCTAGTTTAGATGCTCTTTTTTTGTGCCTTGTTGTGAAATGTTTTTTTGCGGTTTTAAGGAGTTTTATCACAAGTATTAGATAAGTGTATTGAATGTTTAGATAAGCTTTTAAACTTATTGTCTTTGATTAGAAATAGCGAAGAGGGGTATAATATCGTATATGTACAAGCAATCATTTTTGGTACGATGAGATGGTTATGGAATAATGATAGGGTAGTGATCGCATTAAAACTAGCCAAAAATATACGAGCAGTATGCTATCACTATGCGACCACTATGCAATAACTGCCGATTAGAAAGATTTAAGTTGTAAATAAGTGGATTATTGGTTTTTTTTTAATGATGTTTATTTATGTCTGTTTTTGAATAGGTAATAGAGTTGTGCAGCATATTAATGTTGGCGTGAATAGTATTGTATGTTTTATAAATAGGTGTTTTGTTATTAGGATTACTTTGATAGGATGGTTGCATTCTATTTTATTGTGATTGACTAATTATAAAGACATGTTGAGTTTTTATTTCTAAGTCAGAAATGAGATAGCATAATTGTGTTTTATGTTTAAAACGATTATCCTTGTGTTTCTATATTTTAGTGTTGAAGTTTAGAAAAAAAGAGGATAAGAGTTGTATAATTTTGGTTGCGAATTGGATTAACTTGACTTAGTAGTTGTTGGTATAAGCGTGAGAATTGTTAAAAAACATATTTAATTCGTTTTGATAGTCATAGCAATCTTAGTTGTTTGTGATTATCATCAATGTTTCTTTTGTGAAAGTGCTGATTTATTTGAATGTTTTTTTTTTTAGAACACTAAAGACTGAGGATATTTAAAAAAAGGTTATATTAAAGGCTGTAACGTTTGTTTTTAGGTATTGTTTTAAAAATTGAACTATATTTGCACATCATTAAAAACAAATGAAAACAGCTTTGAATTTATCGTCTGAAAAAAATACGTCAACTTCTGTGTTGACGGAGTTTAAAGAAATGACTAAAATGGGGTTGGCACTCAGCGTAGTTTTTTCTACCATAGCTGGTTACTTTTTAGCTATACCCGATTTAGGAAGTATTGACATTCTTACAGTAGCAGCTCTTGCAATAGGAGGGTACTGTATGGTAGGTGCTTCTAATGTATTTAATCAAATTATAGAGAGAGATCTAGATGCGAAGATGACACGAACTATGAATCGTCCTATCGCGTCTGGAAGAGTTAAGCCTAGTGCAGCTTTTATTTTAGCTTGTACGCTTACAGTATTAGGTATTGCTATCCTTTATGTAGTGAATCCTAAGACGGCTATGTTCGGTGCTATCTCTATCTTTTTGTACACGAGTGTATATACACCGTTGAAGACTATTACCCCTCTATCAGTTTTCGTAGGAGCTTTTCCAGGTGCTATTCCTTTCATGTTAGGATGGGTAGCCGCTACTAATAACTTTGGTATAGAGGCAGGAACATTATTTATTATTCAGTTTTTCTGGCAGTTTCCACACTTCTGGGCTATAGGATGGTTCTTATACGATGATTATAAAAAAGGAGGATTCTCTATGTTACCAACAGGAGAGAAGGATTCTAAGACTGCGACACAGATTATCTTATACACGATTTGGTTAATCATTGCGTCTGTATTCCCTGCATTTGGAGTTACAGGTAGATTATACCTAACACCGATATCAGCAGTACTAGTGTTATTAGCAGGAGTATGGATGTTATGGGCAGGAATAAAACTGTATAAGAAAAGAACAGATAAGGCAGCACGTTCACTGATGTTAGTGAGTGTGACGTATATTTCGTTAATACAGATAATCTATATACTTGATAAAATTTTAAGATAATAATAAATGGATATAACAGCTCAAGAACAATACGAAAGAAAAGGGAAGGCATTAAAGGTAATGATGCTTTTCGGTATAGGTAGTATTATGATGGTCTTCGCTGGTCTAACGAGTGCTTATGTAGTAAGTAAGTCTCGTCCAGACTGGTTAGCAGAGTTTCAATTGCCAAATTCTTTTTTATATAGTACATTAGCAATCGCAATAAGTAGCGTTACTATGCACTTAGCATATAAGGCTATAAAACAAAATGATCGCAATAAAACAACTACTTATCTAGTTTCTACTTTGATATTAGGATTGTTATTCGTTTTTTTGCAGTTCAAAGGCTTTAATGAGGTAATATCTATGGGATATTTCTTCACTGGGAGTGAGAGTACGATTACTACATCATTTTTATATGTGATCGTAATAGTGCACATTGCTCACTTAGCTGGAGGAGTTTTATCACTATTGTATGTAATTTATAATCATTTTAAACAAAAGTACAATTCACAGCAATATATTGGAATTGAATTGTGTGCATGGTTTTGGCACTTTTTGGATTTATTGTGGATTTATTTGTTTTTATTTTTTACATTCTTTAAATAAAAAAAATAAACTAAATTTGAAAACTTTATAACTAACAACATTTTATGGGAGCGACAGTTACTACAGCAGCTACTAAAGAAACTACTTGGGGTGGAGGAAATGAGCCTCTTAAAGTAAGCTATGGTAAAATGATGATGTGGTATTTCATATTATCAGATTCATTAACTTTTTGTGGATTCCTTGTAGGATACGGGTTTACTCGTTACAAATTCATGGATACTTGGCCGATTGCGGACGAAGTATTTAATCACTTTCCATTTTTACACGGTGTAGATGCGCCGATGTTCTATGTGGCATTGATGACTTTTATTTTAATTTTCTCTTCGGTTACTATGGTATTAGCTGTAGATGCTGGACATCAAATGAAAAAGAATAAAGTAGCAGTGTACATGTTCTTAACGATCGTAGGAGGTTTAGTATTCTTAGGATCACAAGCATGGGAGTGGAAAAACTTTATTAACGGAACTTACGGAGCAGTAGAGACTCGTGGAGGATCTATCTTACAATTCGTAGGAGAAGATGGTAAGCAGATTGCATTAGGTGATTTTGCAAAAGTAGATCCAAACAGAGATGAGGCTACTTTAACAAGAGCTAAAGCTACTTGGTTTGTAAAAGGAGCGAATGCACCTACATATTCTATAGCAGAAGTAAAAGCAGGTTTTGAAGCTAATCCTAACGTAAGAATTAGAACTCAATTAACTACAGATGCTAAGCACAAAGAAATTTTAACTAGAGAGCAATCAGTTAAACGTTTAGAAGATGCAGTTCTTGTAGTAGAAGGAGCTAACTTAATCCGCAATGAGTACGGACATAAAGTATTCGCAGATTTCTTCTTCTTCATTACTGGATTCCACGGATTCCACGTATTTACAGGGATTTTAATTAATGTAGTAATTTTCTTCAACGTATTATTAGGAACTTACCAAAGAAGAGGTTCTTACGAAATGGTTGAAAAAGGAGGATTATACTGGCACTTTGTGGATTTAGTATGGGTGTTTGTATTTACATTCTTCTATTTAGTTTAATTTTAAAAATAAAGTAAAATGGCAGCAGAAGGAGCACATCATTCAAATACAAAGAGAATATGGACAGTATTCGTAATCATGTCTGTAATTACTCTAGTAGAGGTTATCTTAGGTATTATTAAACCAGAATCTTTACACCATGTTCATATTTTTGGATTGAGTTTATTGAACTATATCTTCATTATCTTAACGATTGTTAAGGCATACTACATTATGTGGGCGTTTATGCACTTAGAGCAAGAGAAATCAGCATTCAGATGGTCTGTAGCTGGAGTTCTTACTTTCTTATGTGTGTATTTAATCACTTTAGTATTGACAGAAGGTAATTACATCTTCGATGTATTCCATAACTCACAATATAAGTGGATATTTTAATAACATATTATTATATATTTTAAAGGCGGTTTATTGACCGCCTTTTTTTATTTTTGTTAGTTAGTCAACATTGTGTAAAAATGAAAAAATATTTAATTCTAACGTTACTGTTTGTGATGCCTATTTGTGCATACTTATTCTTTGCAACAGGTGTTAATCAATTTAAGCGTTTGCCTATAATTACTGAAGGTGTTCAGGATTTCCCGAAAGGAACCTCGTCCTTGGATAAGATACCTTCTTTAGACGGTAAGATTACCGTATTAGGTTTCCCAGGAGCGCATTTGTTCCGCGATAGAGGAGATGCCTTTAATTTAAATCAGAAAATATATAAACGATATAAGGATTTTGAAGATTTTCAGTTAGTGATGGTATTGCCTTACGGAAGTGAAGAAGCCGCTCAGAAGGTAGTGGATGAGTTAAGTCCGATCTCTGATATGTCTAATTGGAATTATCTATTCTTAAAACCAGAGGAGATACAAGAGTTCTTCACATCATTAGGTCTAGTCGGTAAGCTAGATAGCGACTTAGCTAGTAGTAATGTATATCTAGTGGATAAAGATAGAAATGTACGTGGCCGTAAGGGTGAGAATAAAATAGGAAATTATGAGTATAAGGAAGGATACTCAACGATATCAGCAGCAGAGTTAAATAATGATATGATGGATGATGTAAAAGTGCTTTTAGCTGAGTATCGATTAGCTTTAAAACAATATAAACGAATTAATACAAACGAATAATATGAAAGACAAGTCGTATATCTGGATCTCACTTATTATTTTAATATTTGGAATTTGGGCTGTGCCTAAGATTATTAAAAAGTTTGAGAAAGCTGATTTAGAGATTATAGGTACAGCTCCTAAATTTGAATTAGTGGATCACAATAATAAGACGATTACCAATGATAATTATAAAGGGAAAGTATATTTAGTAGAGTTCTTCTTTGCTAACTGCCCTACTATCTGCCCTATTATGAATGCGAATATGTTAAAAATACAAGATACATTCTATGGCAAATTAGACTTTGGTATCGCTTCTATTACGATAGATCCTACTCGTGATACTGTAGAAGCTCTACATGCTCATGCAGAAGGATTAGGTGTGAAGAACCCTTACTGGCATATGATGACTGGGGATGCTAAGTACATTTATGATTTAGCTAAGAAGTTTAATCTATACACAGGAGTTAATCCTGATGCACCAGGTGGGTTTGAACATTCAGGTTTATTTGCTCTGATAGATAAGGAAGGGAATATCCGCTCTCGTAAAGATGAGCACGGAAATCCTGTAGTTTATTACGATGGGACAAGTGATGAAGGTGTAGCTTGGTTAAAGGAGGATATAAAAGCATTATTAGAAGAATAATATTATTAAAATGGAAAACAATATTGAACAAAAGTACAATAAGTGGATATGGGTACTTTCTATCGTAATACCTGTGGTAGTAGCTATCCTATTCGGAGTTAATCTACAGAAACTAGGATATGATGTAAAACCGTTATCATTTTTACCTCCAATCTATGCTAGTATTAATGGGCTTACTGCAGTATTATTAGTATGGGCAGTAATGGCTATTAAAAAAGGGAATAAACAGTTACACGAACGTTTAATAAAAGTGTGTATTGCATGTTCTTTAGCATTCTTAGCGATGTATGTGGCTTATCACATGACTTCGATAGAAACGAAGTTCGGTGGAGAAGGAATTATACGTCCTATCTACTTCTTTATTTTGATCACGCATATCTTATTGTCTATTATCATTATTCCTTTTGTATTATTTACATTCGTACGTGGTATTTCTGGATCTTATGCTAGACATAAGAAATTAGCTCGTATTACTTATCCTATGTGGTTATATGTAGCTGTGACAGGTGTTATTGTTTATCTGATGATTTCACCTTATTATATTAACTAATAGTATTAAGCAATGATGAAAAAGTTAGTTTGGAGTATACTCTTTTCTGTGTTTTTCTTTTCAGGAGAAGCTTTTGCTCAGTGTGCGATGTGTCGTGCTACGTTAGAGACAGAAGATGGAGGAGTGAAAGCAGAGGCTGTTAATGACGGAATAGTTTATCTGATGATGTTTCCGTATTTGCTAGTTGCTTTTGCTATGTATTTTAGTTACAGAATATATAAAAACAAAAAAAGTACAAAATCATAACCGAAAACCGCTAATAGTAGCGGTTTTTTTTATTACTTTATACTTGAGTTATAAATATTTATAAATTTCTGAAGAGTATATTGAGTATGATAAATCGCTACCTCCTAAAAGGAGCTTGTATAATGTTGTGTTTATATTGTTCTTTTGCGAGGGGACAAGAGCGTACTCTATGGTCATTAGAGAAGTGTATCGACTATGCAATAGAGAATAATATACGCATTAAACAATATGAGTTAGACGAGCAGAGTGCTATGATTAATAAAGATATCGCGATAGGTAGCTTTATGCCTAATGTCAATCTAACAGGAAACCATTCGTGGACTATCACAGATCAGCCAGATCAGTTAACAGGAGCTCTGGGAAGTAAGACTATTCAAGCTACCACTGTGGGGCTTGGGGTAAATGTGGACTTGTACAGTGGACTGAAGAAACAGAATATGCTTGTGAAAGCTCGTTTATCAGAGTTAGCTTCTCAATATAAGCTGCAAAAGATGAAGGAAGATATTGCGTTAAATGTGATTAATTCCTATTTGCAAATCTTGTTTAATAAAGAGTTGGTAAAGACTAATCAGACACAATTAGAATACGACAAGAGCCAACAAGAACGTACACAAGAGTTAGTAAACGAAGGTGTGGTACCTGCAGGTGATTTATTAGAAGCCAAAGCTACTGTAGCTATAGATACACAGCGCTTAATTATTTCACAGAATGAGTTAGTGATGGCTCGTTTAAACTTAGCTCAATTGCTTCAAATAAGGTCTTATGAGTCTTTTGATATCGTAGATACAGACTATGAAGTGTCAGAGTCGAGTATGCTTAGTTATAGTCCTCAGGATATTACGGATAGAGCTACTGAGGTATTGACAGATATTAAGACAGCAGAGACGAATGTACTGATGGCAGAAAAGGATGTAAGTATAGCTAAGTCTGCTTATAGCCCTACTCTACAAGCATTTTATAATCTAGGGACGAATATTAATTACCAAGATAGATTAGTGGGGAGTCGCCTATTAGAGTCTACTTCTGAAGTGGGATATGTAGAAGGTTCTAATCAGCGTGTATTGAGACAGAATAGTATGGCTGTATACGGTGGACCTAATTCCTTTTTTAATCAATTTAGTGATAACTTTAATTCAAATTTTGGTTTAAGTCTAACGATACCTATTTTTAATGGTTTTTCTACGAGAAATAATATCAAATTAAAGAAACTTACGCTACAGCAGATCGAGAATGAAAGAGAGGTAATTGCACTGAATTTAGAACAGCTCGTATTTAAGGCTTATACAGATACAGAGAGTGCTTATCAGAAGTATGAGGCGAGTAATGCAAGTCTTGAAGCAAGGAAGCTGTCTCTCGAGTACTCAAAAGAGCGCTATTCTGTTGGCTTAATTAATATCTTTGAACTAAATCAAAATCAGACTTTATTTGTGACAGCACAGTCAGACTTATTAAAGTCTAAATATGAATATATTTTTAAAACCAAGATACTAGAGTACTATTTTGGTATTCCACTTTTTAAAAATTAGAGAGATGAAGAAAAAATACATCGTAATAGTTGGTATTGTTATAATAGCTGCTCTAGTAATCAGTAAGTTTGTCTTCGGTAAAGAGGAAGACCGCACTCAAGTAGAGGTACTAGAATTAGAAAAGACTAATATCATCGAGACTGTATCAGGTACAGGAAAGATACAACCAGAAATAGAGATTAAAATATCTTCAGAAGTATCTGGAGAAATCATAAATTTGCCAATCAAAGAGGGACAGGTCGTTAATAAAGGTGATCT
It encodes the following:
- the gcvH gene encoding glycine cleavage system protein GcvH, encoding MNIPANLKYTKDHEWVAIEGDVATIGITDFAQRELGDIVYVEVETLDQTLDRDEVFGTVEAVKTVSDLFLPLSGEVIEFNEGLDTEPELVNTDPYGAGWMIKVKVSNMDEVSSLLSDAQYKELIGA
- a CDS encoding VanZ family protein; translation: MGRKTFFVLGILWTGLVLAGCLLDSDTIAKAPRFDIPYKDKVAHFTFYFVFSIIWFVYLVKSKPNRSRIWVSILIFTIASLMGATVELLQYYFTSSRSAEWADELANCLGSLFGVLLCLTLFRRKK
- the deoC gene encoding deoxyribose-phosphate aldolase, whose protein sequence is MRDLREFMDSTYLKLADQAGLTEVENNQVVADLIQEAIDEKFKLAMIRPDQVKMGRKMVDAANSKVAIGTVIDFPEGNRGLEAKLAEAKQAIADGVDEIDYVVDYTAFQKGEVEQVKKEVAECTKLGLDAGKVVKWIIETAALTDNQIVQLTALIKNVVLSKFNEKDYDKVFVKSSTGFYKTEGGKPNGATLEAMVLMLENAGPLPVKASGGVRDKDFAIKLIDLGVKRLGTSSAKIIVDGSGTVDNY
- the cyoE gene encoding heme o synthase, which produces MKTALNLSSEKNTSTSVLTEFKEMTKMGLALSVVFSTIAGYFLAIPDLGSIDILTVAALAIGGYCMVGASNVFNQIIERDLDAKMTRTMNRPIASGRVKPSAAFILACTLTVLGIAILYVVNPKTAMFGAISIFLYTSVYTPLKTITPLSVFVGAFPGAIPFMLGWVAATNNFGIEAGTLFIIQFFWQFPHFWAIGWFLYDDYKKGGFSMLPTGEKDSKTATQIILYTIWLIIASVFPAFGVTGRLYLTPISAVLVLLAGVWMLWAGIKLYKKRTDKAARSLMLVSVTYISLIQIIYILDKILR
- a CDS encoding cytochrome c oxidase subunit 3, which translates into the protein MDITAQEQYERKGKALKVMMLFGIGSIMMVFAGLTSAYVVSKSRPDWLAEFQLPNSFLYSTLAIAISSVTMHLAYKAIKQNDRNKTTTYLVSTLILGLLFVFLQFKGFNEVISMGYFFTGSESTITTSFLYVIVIVHIAHLAGGVLSLLYVIYNHFKQKYNSQQYIGIELCAWFWHFLDLLWIYLFLFFTFFK
- a CDS encoding cytochrome c oxidase subunit 3; protein product: MGATVTTAATKETTWGGGNEPLKVSYGKMMMWYFILSDSLTFCGFLVGYGFTRYKFMDTWPIADEVFNHFPFLHGVDAPMFYVALMTFILIFSSVTMVLAVDAGHQMKKNKVAVYMFLTIVGGLVFLGSQAWEWKNFINGTYGAVETRGGSILQFVGEDGKQIALGDFAKVDPNRDEATLTRAKATWFVKGANAPTYSIAEVKAGFEANPNVRIRTQLTTDAKHKEILTREQSVKRLEDAVLVVEGANLIRNEYGHKVFADFFFFITGFHGFHVFTGILINVVIFFNVLLGTYQRRGSYEMVEKGGLYWHFVDLVWVFVFTFFYLV
- a CDS encoding cytochrome C oxidase subunit IV family protein, whose amino-acid sequence is MAAEGAHHSNTKRIWTVFVIMSVITLVEVILGIIKPESLHHVHIFGLSLLNYIFIILTIVKAYYIMWAFMHLEQEKSAFRWSVAGVLTFLCVYLITLVLTEGNYIFDVFHNSQYKWIF
- a CDS encoding SCO family protein, producing MKDKSYIWISLIILIFGIWAVPKIIKKFEKADLEIIGTAPKFELVDHNNKTITNDNYKGKVYLVEFFFANCPTICPIMNANMLKIQDTFYGKLDFGIASITIDPTRDTVEALHAHAEGLGVKNPYWHMMTGDAKYIYDLAKKFNLYTGVNPDAPGGFEHSGLFALIDKEGNIRSRKDEHGNPVVYYDGTSDEGVAWLKEDIKALLEE
- a CDS encoding DUF420 domain-containing protein, giving the protein MENNIEQKYNKWIWVLSIVIPVVVAILFGVNLQKLGYDVKPLSFLPPIYASINGLTAVLLVWAVMAIKKGNKQLHERLIKVCIACSLAFLAMYVAYHMTSIETKFGGEGIIRPIYFFILITHILLSIIIIPFVLFTFVRGISGSYARHKKLARITYPMWLYVAVTGVIVYLMISPYYIN
- a CDS encoding TolC family protein, which gives rise to MINRYLLKGACIMLCLYCSFARGQERTLWSLEKCIDYAIENNIRIKQYELDEQSAMINKDIAIGSFMPNVNLTGNHSWTITDQPDQLTGALGSKTIQATTVGLGVNVDLYSGLKKQNMLVKARLSELASQYKLQKMKEDIALNVINSYLQILFNKELVKTNQTQLEYDKSQQERTQELVNEGVVPAGDLLEAKATVAIDTQRLIISQNELVMARLNLAQLLQIRSYESFDIVDTDYEVSESSMLSYSPQDITDRATEVLTDIKTAETNVLMAEKDVSIAKSAYSPTLQAFYNLGTNINYQDRLVGSRLLESTSEVGYVEGSNQRVLRQNSMAVYGGPNSFFNQFSDNFNSNFGLSLTIPIFNGFSTRNNIKLKKLTLQQIENEREVIALNLEQLVFKAYTDTESAYQKYEASNASLEARKLSLEYSKERYSVGLINIFELNQNQTLFVTAQSDLLKSKYEYIFKTKILEYYFGIPLFKN